Proteins encoded in a region of the Streptomyces sp. NBC_01471 genome:
- a CDS encoding hydrogenase maturation protease produces MTERVLVAGVGNLFLSDDGFGPEVVRALAGGGTLPPGVRVVDYGIRGMHLAYDLLDGYDALVLVDACPGGGPPGEVTVLEVGPDDLGSGEFDAHGMNPVAVLANLEQLGGTLPSTYVVGCTPADVGEGIGLSPAVLAAVPAAMDAVRILMNRLLPAEPAPTRRS; encoded by the coding sequence GTGACGGAACGCGTACTGGTCGCCGGGGTCGGCAACCTCTTCCTGAGTGATGACGGCTTCGGCCCCGAGGTGGTCCGCGCCCTCGCCGGTGGGGGCACTCTGCCGCCCGGTGTCCGCGTCGTGGACTACGGCATCCGGGGCATGCACCTCGCGTACGACCTGCTGGACGGGTACGACGCGCTGGTGCTGGTCGACGCCTGCCCGGGCGGCGGGCCGCCCGGCGAGGTGACCGTGCTCGAAGTGGGGCCGGACGACCTCGGTTCGGGTGAATTCGACGCACATGGCATGAACCCGGTCGCAGTGCTGGCGAATCTGGAGCAACTGGGCGGTACTCTTCCGTCCACCTACGTCGTGGGCTGCACCCCCGCCGACGTCGGTGAAGGCATCGGCCTCAGCCCCGCGGTCCTCGCGGCGGTGCCCGCGGCCATGGACGCCGTACGGATTCTGATGAACCGGCTGCTGCCCGCCGAGCCCGCCCCGACCAGGAGGTCCTGA